A part of Capsicum annuum cultivar UCD-10X-F1 chromosome 6, UCD10Xv1.1, whole genome shotgun sequence genomic DNA contains:
- the LOC107875483 gene encoding 60S acidic ribosomal protein P0: MAVKITKAEKKVNYDKKLCKLLDTYQQILIVGADNVGSNQLQMIRKGLRGDSVVLMGKNTMMKRSIRIHAEKTGNNAILALVECLVGNVGLIFTKGDLKEVSDEVSKYKVGAPARVGLIAPIDVVVPPGNTGLDPSQTSFFQVLNIPTKINRGTVEIITPVEIIKKGEKVGSSESALLSKLLIKPFSYGLIVQSVYDNGSVFSPEVLELTDDDLVARFAAGLTNVVGLSMILDYPTLAAIPHMFINAYKNVLSFAIATEYSYPQAEKVKEYLKDPSKFAASAAPVAAAPAASAKAAPAKAEKEEPEEDEDDFVGGLFD, from the exons atgGCAGTGAAGATAACAAAGGCAGAGAAAAAAGTTAACTATGACAAGAAGTTGTGTAAGCTTTTGGATACATATCAACAGATCCTTATTGTAGGTGCAGATAATGTGGGTTCTAATCAGCTACAGATGATCCGTAAAGGTTTACGTGGCGACTCCGTTGTTTTGATGGGTAAAAATACTATGATGAAGAGATCTATAAGGATTCATGCTGAGAAAACTGGAAATAATGCCATTCTCGCACTCGTTGAATGCCTTGTG GGTAACGTGGGATTGATCTTCACCAAAGGAGATTTGAAAGAAGTCAGTGATGAAGTTTCCAAGTACAAG GTTGGAGCACCTGCTCGCGTTGGCCTAATTGCTCCAATTGATGTGGTTGTTCCTCCTGGAAACACTGGACTTGATCCTTCCCAGACCAGTTTCTTTCAG GTACTAAATATCCCAACAAAGATCAACAGAGGCACAGTTGAAATCATCACTCCTGTGGAGATTATTAAAAAAGGCGAAAAAGTGGGATCATCTGAGTCTGCCCTTCTGTCTAAGTTGCTCATTAAGCCATTCTCTTATGGCCTGATAGTCCAGTCTGTCTATGACAATGGCTCAGTTTTCAGTCCTGAAGTTCTCGAACTGACAGATGATGATCTTGTCGCTAGGTTTGCTGCTGGACTGACAAATGTTGTTGGTCTCTCCATGATTCTTGATTATCCTACTCTTGCTGCTATTCCTCACATGTTCATCAACGCGTACAAGAATGTTCTGTCATTTGCCATAGCAACAGAATACTCATACCCACAGGCTGAAAAAGTGAAAGAGTACTTGAAG GACCCAAGCAAGTTTGCTGCTAGTGCTGCTCCTGTTGCAGCTGCTCCTGCTGCTAGTGCTAAAGCAGCTCCTGCAAAGGCGGAAAAGGAAGAGCCTGAAGAGGATGAGGATGACTTTGTTGGTGGATTGTTTGATTGA